GATCGGGCTCGCGACCTTCGCCCTCGCCGCTGCGGTGGCGATCCTCGCGGTCGCCCGGCTCTGCTACTTCACGGTGCGCGGCTTCCAGCACCACGACTTCGTCGGTGTGCCCACCCCGCAGACCGCGCTCGCGATCGTGCTGTTCTCGCTGTGGTGGTACCTTCCCGGGTTCCTCGGGGTCGCACCGCTGCCGTTCCTCATCGCGGTCGGGCTCGTGTCGCTCGCGATGGTGCTCCCGGTGATGTACCCGAAGATCCGACGAGGCTCTACGCTGCGCCCGGCGATGGCCTTCACCGCGATCGTCGCCGCGCTCGCGCTCGTCCCGATCCAGTTCCGGCCCGACGGGGGCACGCCGCTCTACCTGTTCGCCTCCGCGATGAGCTACGCGATGGCCGCCGGCCTTTTCCTATACTACTTCCTGGGGCCGTTCACAGTGAAGCGGTCGATCGGCCCTTCCTCGAAGGGGTGAGAAACGATGTCCCGAGCCCGCTCGATCCATCGTGCCCACCTCACCCGGCGGGAGGCCTTGCTCTTCGAGGCCGGCATCAAGCTCGGAGGGCTCTTCCACCAGTACCTCGGGACGCCCGTGGACGGGCGAACCGCCCGCTCGCTCGCGCACGCGATCGAGCAGGCGGTGGGGCTGCAGCCCTACGTGCGCTCGGTCCGCGTCCGCATCGATCCCGAGCGCGGCCGCCCCACCGGACGGGGCCGATTTGCGTATCGCTACCTTGTCGCCGAGATGATCCACGTCCGGCTCGAGCTCGCCGACGGCGATCTCGTGGTGACGGCGCGCCTCGAGTGGCGGCCGGACCTCGTCTACCCGTTGATGAGCGTCGATCGGGTACAGGACACGCGCGCGCGCCGGCTCACGCACGGCCGGCGATCGGCGAGTACTTCAGGTCGGTCGGGCCGACGTAGGCCGCGGTCGGCCGGATGAGCCGCAGATCGGTGTACTCTTCGAGGACGTGCGCGGTCCAACCGGCGATCCGGCTCGCCGCGAAGAGCGGCGTGAAGAGATCGTGCGGGATCCCGATGAGCGAGTAGACCGAGCCCGAGTATAGGTCGACGTTCGGGTAGAGTCCCTTCTCCCGGTGGACGACCTCCTCCAATTTGCGCAGGAGCTCGTAGTAGCGCAGGTTCTTGCGCTCCTCTCCGACGCGGCGGGACCACTCGCGCAGGATGGTCGCGCGCGGGTCTTCGACCTTGTAGACCCGGTGCCCGAAGCCCATGATCCGTTCGTGAGCAGCGAGCTTCGCCTGGACGACACTCTCGACTCGGTCGACGCTCTGCATCTCATCGAGCAGCTCCATGACGCGCTCGTTGGCACCGCCGTGGAGCGGTCCCTTGAGCGTGCCGATCGCGCTGGTGATCGCGCTGTAGAGATCGCTCAGGGTCGATGCCGTCACGCGAGCGGCGAAGGTCGATGCGTTCAGTTCGTGGTCGGCATGGAGGATGAAGGCGACGTCCATCACCCGCGCATCGAGCGGGGAGGGGTCGCGGTCGAGAATGGCGTAGAGGAGGTAGGCCGCGTGCGAGAGCTCCGGTCGGGGGCGGAGCGGGGGGAGCTTTGCGCGGCGGCGATGGAACTGGGCGATGATCGTCGGGAGCGCCGCGGTCAGCCGCTGGGCCCCGCCGATCGAAGTGGGTCCGGGCTTTGTCTCCCCTGGCTCGAACAGTGCGAGCGCGCTCACCGCGGTGCGGAGCACATCCATCGGAGAGCTGTCGAGCGGCATCGCGTCGATGAGCGCGACGAGCTCCGGCGGAAGCGAGCGGAGCGCAACGAACTGCTGGTGGAGGTCGCCCAGCTGGGCGAGCGTTGGGAGCTTCCCGTACCAGAGCAGGTAGGCGACCTCTTCGAAGGTCGAGTTCACCGCGAGGTCGCGGATGTCGTACCCGTCGTAGATGAGCCGGCCCTGAAGTCCGTCGATGAAGCAGATGCGCGACTGCAGCGCGACGACATCCTGTAGCCCCTTCTGGACTTCCGTCGGTTCGGGCATGATCGGCGGCAACCTCCTACGAGCGTGGGCGCGAGGAGACGGAGGTTTATGCGGTTTCGGTAGCCCGGAGCCCGTCCACCGTGCTCGGGGCTCCCGAGCTCGGCGGCTCGAGGGTGGTCTCGGTCGGCTTCGGCCGGGTGCGGCGTTCGTACGCGACCGTGGCCGCTGCCCAGATGGGGAGCGATGCGAGCAGCCCGCCGGCCGCCACCAGGAAGACAAGTTGGAAACTACCGAAGACCGCGATGATCCCCGAGAGTCCCGCCCCGGCGACCGCCGCGACCCCTCCGAGAGCGCTGTTGACCCCCAGGAGCCGGCCGGCGTCTCGATCGTGGAGGCCCCGGAACAGCATCATCGAGCTCGAGATCGTGAAGAACGCAACCGCCCCGCCGAGAATGCCGTAGGTGATCACGTTCGCGCCGAGCGCCTCGGGGACCGTGAAGGCAATGAGCGGAAACGCGGCGGTGGCGAGATATCCGAGGCTCCGCAGATACGTTGAGCTGCGAACGAGCCGATCCGGACCGATCCGGGTCGTGAGCGCACCGGTGAATGGAAAGAGGAGGCCCTGGGCCGCGCTGTTGGACAGGTTGATGAGGAAGATCGAGGACGCCGCGATCCCGATCGAAGTCAGGTACGGCGTGAACGAGATGTTGTACAGGTTGGCGGATAGGTTGAACAGGAACATCGCCAAGAAGATCAGCGGGAGCTCGTGGCGGATCTCCTCCCGGGCCCAGCGGCCGAAACGCTCGAAGGGACGGGGCGAGATCGGGGGCCGGACCGGAAAGAACGGGAAGGCATTGTGCGTGGCCGAAGCGCGGCGCATGCGCGAAAAGAGGCTCTCCGGGTGCAGCGCCACGTCGGACGTGCGGTGAGGGCGCGCCCCTTCCGAGACGCCGAACCAGATCCAGACGGCGGAGACGGCCGCGAGGGCGCCGAGGACGTACAAGATCGAGCTCAGCGCGAGCGCGTCCGTCGTCCAGACGAAGCCGATCAGGAGCCCGACGATGCTACCGATGATTGACATCTCCTGAAAGGAGGAGTACGCGTTCGCTCGCTCCTTTCCAGGGAACTTCTCGAGCAGGAGCAGGTTCGACGCGCTCGCCCCGGCCGGCGCGATTAAACCGATCACCGCGTAGATCGCGTACAGCGTGCCGAGCGATTGGACCTGCGTGAGGGCGATGTACAGGAGGGCGAAGCCGCCGTAGTTGATCGCGAGGAAGGCCCGGCGCAGATGGTAGCGATCGGAGAGATGCCCCCACAGCACGCTCGATAGGATCACCGCGGAGTTGTACAGGGTCGCGGAGAGCGCGACCGCGGACCAGGACCCGTGCAGCGGGATCAGGATCAACAGGGGAAGGACGACCCCGAAACCGGCCGTCGCGGCGTTGATCGGGACGAACGAAAGCAACCAGGGGCGAGCGAGAAGTCGAGAGGGCCAGGTAGGCAACGAGATCGCCATTCTAGGAAGAGGACGCAGCTCCTGCCGAGGGAGGGCCTACTTAAGTCGCCACGGCCGCAGTGGAACGGCACCCGCCGCCCTCGAGCATCGGGGGCCATTTCCATGCGAGAGCCGAGCCAGTTCGCTCCGCGCCCGCAGGACTCCGGCCCTCGATACGGGTGTCTCCGGGCGGCGAGGAACCTGAAGCTACAGCCTTATTAGGTGGGTCGATGTCGGCGCTCCGTCAGGACGAGGAATGGGACGTGGCGATAGGATTCGTGCTCATCAGTACGGCGCCGGCCAAGGAGCACGATGTCTACAACGATCTCCTTCGGGTGAAGGGGATCGTCGAGCTTCACCCGTTGTTCGGGGAGTACGATTTGATCGCGAAAGTGGAGGCCGAGGACTTCAACGCGCTCGGCCAGCTCGTCGTCGACCAGATCCGCTCCGTGCCGGGCGTGATCGATACCAAGACCCTCACGGGCATCCGTTTCTGAAACAGAGGAAATACACATGGTAGGAAGTCTGATGGCGGCGACGTTGAGCGTCGGCGGGTGGGAGTTCCTTACGATCCTATTGCTGATCTTCGGTCTGTTCATGATCCTCGCCGGTGCCTTCACCTCGTACTTCGGTAGCGGCCGGAGCAGAATGGTCGGGGCCGGCCTCGTCGTGATCGGCCTCGTCGTCGGGATCTTGGCGGCCTACTTCTACAGCGCCGGGACCCACCAACTGGGCAGCCTCATCTGGGAGTCGTTCCTTGTCATCATCGCCGCGATCATCGGGGCGCTCGTCGCGATCGGGATCTTCCTGGTCGCGATCATGAAGTCCTGAGCGCGCCTCGCGGAGCCCGCGGATGCCTCGCCCTCGCTCGAGGGCCCGTCGCACTCCCGCGCTCGTTACGCTGACGAGCGATCTCGGTGCGGCCTACGCCGCCCAGATGAAAGCCGTGCTCGCCCGCGCCCTCCCGCCGGGTCATGTCATCGATCTGACGCACGACCTGTCCGCGCACCGCATCGGAGAGGCGGCCTTCCTCCTCCGCGCGATGGCGCGCTCCTTCCCCGCGGGCACGGTGCACGTAGCGGTCGTCGACCCGGGCGTCGGGGGTCGACGCGCCCCGATCGTGATCCGCTGCCGCGACGGTTCCTGGCTCGTCGGGCCCGATAACGGCGTGCTGGCCCCGCTCGCGGAAGCGCTCAGAGGCGCCCGCGCATGGCGGATCGAGCCCGCGGGCGGATCCGGGCCGCGCGTGGGCTCGACCTTCGATGGGCGGGACCTCTTCGCGCCGACGGCCGCCCGCCTGGCCCTCGGAGCCTCTCCGGGCTCGATCGGCCGGCCGCATCGGTTCCATCGCCTGCGGCTCCCGCAGGCCGAGCGCCGGCCCGGGGGAGCTCGGGGAGAGATCGTGCACATCGACCGGTTCGGGAACCTCATCACAAACGTCCCGAGCGACTGGATCCCGGTGGGGAGCACGCAGCTCTCGGTGCGGTGGGGCCGTCGGCGTGCGCGTGTGCTGCCCTGGGCGATCACGTACGAGCACCTGCCTCGGCGGGCGCTCGGGGCCGTGCCGTCGAGCTTCGGCCTGGTCGAGGTCGCCCGGCGGGAAGGTCGTGCTTCGGCGGTAGGCCCGAGCCGCGTCGGAATGCCGATCGAGGTGCGCTGGACGAGGGCCGTTTCGAGTCGCCCCGCTTCCGTGAGAGCGTAAATAGCGCCGCTCGTAGTCGATGAGGCAGGCGGAGGCGCGCAGCGCCCGGTCTACTTCCAAGCATGGCGAAGCGCGATTACTACGAGGTCCTCGGGGTCGCCCGCACGGCGAGCCCCGACGAGATCAAGTCGGCGTACCGGCGCCTCGCCCGCCAGCATCACCCGGACATGAACCGGGACAATCCCAAAGCGGCGGAGGAGAAGTTCAAGGAGCTGAGCGAGGCGTACGAGGTGCTCGCGGACCCCCCGAAGCGCGAGCGCTACGACCAGGAGGGATTCCCGGGCGTCGAGAAGGATTTCGGCCCCGCCGGGTTCACTTGGCAGAACTTCACCCATCAAGGCGATCTAGAGGACATGCTGGCCAACAACCCGTTCCTCCAGCAGTTCATGGCGAGCATGTTTGGAGGTTCCAGCGGCTTCACCGGCCGCGCTCCGAGCGTGGCCCAGCACATCGAGGTCGCCCTGCGACTTCCGCTCGCCAGTGCGGTGCACGGCGCCCGCCCGAAGATCGAGCTGCCCCACATCGGTCCGTGCCCGGACTGTCGGGGAACCGGGGCCCGCCACGGCACGGCGCTGGAGATCTGCCCGGAGTGCAAGGGCCAGGGCCAGGTCCGCCAGGTCCGACGCCAGGGCTACAACCAGTTCATCACCATAGGTCCCTGCCCGAAGTGCCGGGGATCGGGACGCAGGATCATCGACAAATGCCCCACGTGCCACGGGACCGGCCAGCGCCGGGCGGTGCGTCGCCTCGAGGTGACGGTGCCACCGGGCGTGGAGAACGGCACGGTCCTTCGGGTCCCGGGCCAAGGGGTGCAAACCCCCGACGGTGAAGGGTCCGGCGATCTCTTCGTTCGGATCCAGCTCGAACCGATGCCCGGCATCCGCCGCGATGGGACGGACGCCTACGCCGAGACCACCGTTCCGCTCGCGATCGCCCTGTTCGGCGGAGAGGTGGTCGTCCGGACGATCACGGGCGAGGCGTCCCTCAAGATCCCGGCCGGGACCCAGCCGGAGCGCCCGCTCCGCCTGCGGGGAGAAGGGTTCCCTCCATTCGGGAGGACGTCCCGGGGCGACCTGTACGTCACGGTCCACGTCGAACTCCCCAAGTCCCTATCGGGGCGGCAGAAGGAGCTCCTCCACGAAGCACTCGGGGACGCGTCCGCCGGCGCCCGACGCTCCTCCCTCTTCGGTCGTTGAGGCAGCGGATGGTCGAGGATCCCTACGCGGGCGAGGGCGAACACTATTTCAGCGAACGGCCGCGCGCGCGTTCCCATCGCACGGAGCTGAGGTTCCTGTACCGCGGCGAGATGCTCTCCTTCCAGGTCGATACCGGAGTGTTCGCCGGCCATGGCCTCGACCGGGGGACCGAGCTCCTCATCGCGAACATGCTCGTCGGGCCCCGCGATCGGGTGCTCGACCTCGGGTGCGGCTGGGGCCCGGTGGGGGTTGCGGCCGCGAAATCCGCGAGCGAGGGCCATGTGATCCTCACGGACGTGAACCGGCGCGCGACCCTTCTCGCTCGGCGCAACCTCGAACGCAACGCGATCACGAATGCGGAGGTGCGCGCCGGCTCGCTCTTCGCACCCGTGCCCGAGGAGCGGTTCGACGTGATCGCGACCAATCCTCCGTACCATGCGGGCCGAGCGCTCATCGTCCAGCTCCTCTCCGAGGCTCCCGCGCACCTCGAACCCGGGGGCCGCCTGTTCCTGGTCGGCAAGGGCAGCCAGGGGATCCGGTTCTATCAGGCGTGGCTCGAAGAACATTGGCCCGGCTCCGTGGAGGTCGTCGATCGCGGATCCGGCTACCGCGTCCTCGAGGCCGGGGTTCCCGGCTCGGCGACTCCCGACGTGGGGAGTGGATCTCCGAGCCCACCGAGGCCGCCCGGAACGAAGGAGATCGGCGGAGCGACGCGAACCCGTAAGCGCTCCCGATCGAAGTGAGGGATCCCTCAGTCGCGCGCCGAAGCTGGGGGAACGACGACTCGGTCGGCTCCCCGCGTGGCTCGTTGCAGCCGACGAGAAGCCTCGGCCCCCACAATCGGCAACCGCCCCGGAGCCAAGGCTCCCACCTGGACCAGGGCGGACGCTTGGTCCCAGTAGATGTGCTCGTAGGCGATCTTCCCCGAGTGGATCCCGATGACGGCGATCGTGGGCAGGCTGACCTTCTTCCCGGTCGGGGCGATGCCGGGCAAGAGGAAATCCATCACCCGATCGTGCGTGAACTCCAGGATGAACTCGTCGACCAGGCGCTCGCGATCGACGGTCCGCGAGATTAGGTCGATGCGAACGTCGGGGGGGAGATCCGGGATGAAATGTCGACGGTAGAACCGACGCACCTCGGCCGCGCCTTCCCCTCCCGTCAAGGTGGGGAGGTGGAGAAGGTGGGGTCGCGCGACCATGGTCCGCATCGTCGCGTCGACATCGTGCTGCTGGAACTCCGCCGCCACATGGGCCTCCCAGGCTCGGACCAATTGCGCCCGATGGGCGGTCGAAGCCGACCGACGCGCCGTAGCCCGGGCCAAGCCGGATCCCCTCCGGCGGCGTGCCCCGGTCGCGGTCGCCGAAGGCGCACTACCCGTCCACGGCCCTCGGGCTCCACGAGCTCTCTCAGATCTCCGGCGCCGAACCATGTCGACCGTATCGGTGAGAAGGCAAGACACTATCGAAGGCGGGCCGACCGCTCCGCTACCGTTGGTGCGTAGCTTGGAGCACGCGGACGCCCCGTGCGGTGCTTCCGGTGGCCTCTCTGCGGTCCGCGCGGTCGGCCGATCACCGGCGTACGGCTCCTTATGTCTCCGAAGCGGCCTAGGCTACGACCGCCGGACCGCCAGGAACCTGATCAGCTCCCCCGCCCGAGAGGACGCCCTCGGGCCGAGCCCGGGCGACGGCCCCGAAAAGGATGACCAACGCTTCCGACAAGAGCGCGGGCCTTCCGCGGGAGATGCAGCTGCCGCTCGCCGTTCTGCTGGTCGTCATGGCCATCAATTATCCGTTGTTCCAAGTCGGACTGGACTACGCTCCTCCGATATGGTTCGCCTTCCTCCGAGCCGCCCTCGGCGCCGCAGCGACCTGGCTGCTGCTCCTGTCGCTGGGCCGCCTGAAACGTCTCCCGGCGCGCGAGGCGGCCTACGCGCTCCTTCTCGGGATCCCGGCCATGGGGATCGTTCTCTCCTTCCAGCTCCTCGGGATGCTCACGGTGGGAGCCGGGCAGGCGAGCGTGTACGGCAACAGCGTGCCGCTCTGGATCCTCCTGTTCGTCATCGCGTTCGGGCGGAGGCCGGACCGCATGCTCCTCGCGGCGGGAGCTCTCGGCTTCATCGGGACGGCGGTCGTCGCGTTCGGCAGCGCCGCCGGTCTCGGATCCGGTTCGCTCGTGGGAGCGCTCCTCCTCCTCGTCGCCGCGGCGCTGTGGGGGCTCACGTCGCTGCTCGCCCGCCGGACCTTCCCGCTGGAGCACCTCGAAACGGTGAACGCCTGGGAGCTCCTCTCTGCGAGCGCCGTTCTCATCGTCTGGGCCCTCCTCACGGAGAGCCCGAACGCGATCCACTGGAGCGAGCCGTTCCTCTTCGCCATCCTGTGGACGGGGGCGATCGGGATTGGGATCGCCTACACGATCTGGTATCTTCTGCTCTCGCGCGCGAGGGCCGCTGAGTTCTCCCAATATCTTTTCGTCGTGCCGCTGATCGCCCTCGGGATCTCCGCCGCGTTCCTGGGGGAGGCGGTAACGGCGCTCCAAGCCCTCGGGATCGCGATGGTGCTCGGCTCGGTCTACCTCGTCAGTCGATCGAGCGGCTCGGAGGCCCCGTCCGCCCACATCGCGACGCCCGGCCGATAGAGACGCGGGGCGGCCGAGCGATCCTACGCACAAAGGATTCCAGGGGAAACCCACATCCGGCGTCCGCGGGCGGACCGGGTCGTCCGCTTCCCCGCCTACGCCCCGGTCCCCCGCCCGGCCGATCGCCCGGCGACCGGCTCTGCTACAAAGGGGCTGGGATGCTGTTCACCTTCCTGAGGAAGCCCGAGGTTCCGTGGAGCAACGATTCGCTGGAGAACGCGATCCGCCCGGCCGTCCTACTGAGGAAAGTGAGCGGGAGCCGACGAACGTGGGAAGGAGCGGGAGTCCTGGAGCGATTATGGACCGTCTACCAAACATGTCGGAAGCGAGGTGAATTCTTCCGGCACCCGATTATGACCGCAGGGATTGGCGTCGGTCGGTTGGGGCCGCGCAATCGAGTGGCTCCCCAACCTTTCGTCCCATGCAGAGTTTATTAAGCAAGGCGCCTGTCCCGCGTCGCATGGCCTCCACCCCTTCCTCGCAGGCGCCGATCCGATCGGGCTATTGTTCGAAGTGCGGAAACTCCCTGAGCGCGGGGAACGGCTTCTGTGCGCATTGCGGCACTCCGGTGGGTGCCGGCGCCACCGGCGCGCCGGCGGCTCCCTCACCTCCTCCCTCCCCCTCATGGAATCCTGCGCCTCCAGGATCGCCCTCGCCTTCCCCCGGCACAACTCCATCCCGCCCGGTGGCCCTCCGGCTTCCCCGAACCCCCTCTCTCGGCTACTGGGTGGTTGGAGGGGGGATCCTGCTCGTTTTCCTCGGTGCGCTCGTGGCACTCAGTGGTAGCACGTCTACCACCGCGGACATTGTGGCGAATACCGGTCTCGCCGGGCGGATCCTTGCCGCGATCGGGGCGCTCCTGATCGCTGGTGGAGGCGGCTGGAAGATCCTGGAGGCGCCTCTCCCAGTCGACGACGCCACGGGCTTTGGAGGCTGGCGGTACGTTTCGGACCGCGTGATCGGCGTGGTCTTGGTGATAGCCGCTCTCTACGTCCTCGTGCACGCCTTCTGAGATTTCACGGACGGCGAGTTCGTTGGCCGGCATCGAACCCGGTAGACTCCGGACGACTGCGCGAAGAGGTTGCGTAGGCATTTACTGAGTTGAAGGCACCGAACGCACGCACGCGCGCGCGCGTTCAGTTGGACCGACAGTACGACATATATCCCGCCCTTCGCGGTGAGATCCTTCTCCAAGGCCTCGCGGATACCACGGTTCACCATCCGGCGAAAGTCCTCCATCAGGGACAGGATTGGGGTCGGAAGTGGGGCT
This genomic window from Thermoplasmata archaeon contains:
- a CDS encoding dihydroneopterin aldolase family protein, which encodes MSRARSIHRAHLTRREALLFEAGIKLGGLFHQYLGTPVDGRTARSLAHAIEQAVGLQPYVRSVRVRIDPERGRPTGRGRFAYRYLVAEMIHVRLELADGDLVVTARLEWRPDLVYPLMSVDRVQDTRARRLTHGRRSASTSGRSGRRRPRSAG
- a CDS encoding nuclear transport factor 2 family protein yields the protein MARATARRSASTAHRAQLVRAWEAHVAAEFQQHDVDATMRTMVARPHLLHLPTLTGGEGAAEVRRFYRRHFIPDLPPDVRIDLISRTVDRERLVDEFILEFTHDRVMDFLLPGIAPTGKKVSLPTIAVIGIHSGKIAYEHIYWDQASALVQVGALAPGRLPIVGAEASRRLQRATRGADRVVVPPASARD
- a CDS encoding DMT family transporter gives rise to the protein MTNASDKSAGLPREMQLPLAVLLVVMAINYPLFQVGLDYAPPIWFAFLRAALGAAATWLLLLSLGRLKRLPAREAAYALLLGIPAMGIVLSFQLLGMLTVGAGQASVYGNSVPLWILLFVIAFGRRPDRMLLAAGALGFIGTAVVAFGSAAGLGSGSLVGALLLLVAAALWGLTSLLARRTFPLEHLETVNAWELLSASAVLIVWALLTESPNAIHWSEPFLFAILWTGAIGIGIAYTIWYLLLSRARAAEFSQYLFVVPLIALGISAAFLGEAVTALQALGIAMVLGSVYLVSRSSGSEAPSAHIATPGR
- a CDS encoding J domain-containing protein, with protein sequence MAKRDYYEVLGVARTASPDEIKSAYRRLARQHHPDMNRDNPKAAEEKFKELSEAYEVLADPPKRERYDQEGFPGVEKDFGPAGFTWQNFTHQGDLEDMLANNPFLQQFMASMFGGSSGFTGRAPSVAQHIEVALRLPLASAVHGARPKIELPHIGPCPDCRGTGARHGTALEICPECKGQGQVRQVRRQGYNQFITIGPCPKCRGSGRRIIDKCPTCHGTGQRRAVRRLEVTVPPGVENGTVLRVPGQGVQTPDGEGSGDLFVRIQLEPMPGIRRDGTDAYAETTVPLAIALFGGEVVVRTITGEASLKIPAGTQPERPLRLRGEGFPPFGRTSRGDLYVTVHVELPKSLSGRQKELLHEALGDASAGARRSSLFGR
- a CDS encoding methyltransferase, with protein sequence MVEDPYAGEGEHYFSERPRARSHRTELRFLYRGEMLSFQVDTGVFAGHGLDRGTELLIANMLVGPRDRVLDLGCGWGPVGVAAAKSASEGHVILTDVNRRATLLARRNLERNAITNAEVRAGSLFAPVPEERFDVIATNPPYHAGRALIVQLLSEAPAHLEPGGRLFLVGKGSQGIRFYQAWLEEHWPGSVEVVDRGSGYRVLEAGVPGSATPDVGSGSPSPPRPPGTKEIGGATRTRKRSRSK
- a CDS encoding MFS transporter, producing MPTWPSRLLARPWLLSFVPINAATAGFGVVLPLLILIPLHGSWSAVALSATLYNSAVILSSVLWGHLSDRYHLRRAFLAINYGGFALLYIALTQVQSLGTLYAIYAVIGLIAPAGASASNLLLLEKFPGKERANAYSSFQEMSIIGSIVGLLIGFVWTTDALALSSILYVLGALAAVSAVWIWFGVSEGARPHRTSDVALHPESLFSRMRRASATHNAFPFFPVRPPISPRPFERFGRWAREEIRHELPLIFLAMFLFNLSANLYNISFTPYLTSIGIAASSIFLINLSNSAAQGLLFPFTGALTTRIGPDRLVRSSTYLRSLGYLATAAFPLIAFTVPEALGANVITYGILGGAVAFFTISSSMMLFRGLHDRDAGRLLGVNSALGGVAAVAGAGLSGIIAVFGSFQLVFLVAAGGLLASLPIWAAATVAYERRTRPKPTETTLEPPSSGAPSTVDGLRATETA
- a CDS encoding SAM-dependent chlorinase/fluorinase, with the translated sequence MPRPRSRARRTPALVTLTSDLGAAYAAQMKAVLARALPPGHVIDLTHDLSAHRIGEAAFLLRAMARSFPAGTVHVAVVDPGVGGRRAPIVIRCRDGSWLVGPDNGVLAPLAEALRGARAWRIEPAGGSGPRVGSTFDGRDLFAPTAARLALGASPGSIGRPHRFHRLRLPQAERRPGGARGEIVHIDRFGNLITNVPSDWIPVGSTQLSVRWGRRRARVLPWAITYEHLPRRALGAVPSSFGLVEVARREGRASAVGPSRVGMPIEVRWTRAVSSRPASVRA
- a CDS encoding Lrp/AsnC ligand binding domain-containing protein; protein product: MAIGFVLISTAPAKEHDVYNDLLRVKGIVELHPLFGEYDLIAKVEAEDFNALGQLVVDQIRSVPGVIDTKTLTGIRF
- a CDS encoding CDP-alcohol phosphatidyltransferase family protein, producing MTDHWRAAANVATLGNLLLGIGAIAYIVLANPYFAMLLIALGVAFDGMDGLLARRSHTPGGWFGRIADSVADAVTFGIAPAFLVGWHAGQGSPWATIGLATFALAAAVAILAVARLCYFTVRGFQHHDFVGVPTPQTALAIVLFSLWWYLPGFLGVAPLPFLIAVGLVSLAMVLPVMYPKIRRGSTLRPAMAFTAIVAALALVPIQFRPDGGTPLYLFASAMSYAMAAGLFLYYFLGPFTVKRSIGPSSKG
- a CDS encoding citrate/2-methylcitrate synthase produces the protein MPEPTEVQKGLQDVVALQSRICFIDGLQGRLIYDGYDIRDLAVNSTFEEVAYLLWYGKLPTLAQLGDLHQQFVALRSLPPELVALIDAMPLDSSPMDVLRTAVSALALFEPGETKPGPTSIGGAQRLTAALPTIIAQFHRRRAKLPPLRPRPELSHAAYLLYAILDRDPSPLDARVMDVAFILHADHELNASTFAARVTASTLSDLYSAITSAIGTLKGPLHGGANERVMELLDEMQSVDRVESVVQAKLAAHERIMGFGHRVYKVEDPRATILREWSRRVGEERKNLRYYELLRKLEEVVHREKGLYPNVDLYSGSVYSLIGIPHDLFTPLFAASRIAGWTAHVLEEYTDLRLIRPTAAYVGPTDLKYSPIAGRA